In Paraburkholderia acidisoli, one DNA window encodes the following:
- a CDS encoding methyl-accepting chemotaxis protein — protein sequence MGNLTIRRGLLVVLCTFAAMLVVGAVVGVLMIGRADDAAREIHEVAREDALALALREDTALAQTALARAYQAAKETGDAAAQKASADTARHDARTWLDQAAAHADALRASRSAAAFDAQTAAQRAALLDASGALAQALQSAATALANGDTAAYASATNGAMASADNRFAGAVATFRASADAATRAVLDQGRREHDWVMAMVAVGLAGALALVVATHLALRRLVTAPLAEAVDVLNQIAANDLSVSIEGGGRNEVGQLLGAMRRMQRGLSHTVRSVRASCDAINTGAREIAAGNLDLSSRTEQQSASLEQTASSMEQLTSSVRQNAQHANDASALASNAADVAQRGGRVVEQMIETMEVISRSSGKIADITGIIDGIAFQTNILALNASVEAARAGEQGRGFAVVAGEVRNLAQRSAAAAREIKSLIENSVHDVRNGRALVSDAGATMAEIVASVDKVSGLMKEIASATVQQSAGIEQVETAVSQMDQVTQQNAALVEEAAAAAESLEQQAAQMAEAVATFRVSAGDGDGEAGGLAAPAVAQTAGALA from the coding sequence ATGGGTAATCTGACGATTCGACGCGGCCTGCTGGTCGTGCTCTGCACGTTCGCGGCCATGCTGGTGGTGGGCGCCGTGGTGGGCGTGCTGATGATCGGCCGCGCCGACGACGCCGCGCGTGAAATCCACGAGGTCGCGCGCGAAGACGCGCTCGCGCTCGCGTTGCGCGAGGACACGGCGCTCGCGCAAACGGCGCTGGCGCGCGCTTATCAGGCGGCGAAGGAAACGGGCGACGCCGCCGCGCAAAAGGCGTCTGCCGATACCGCGCGGCACGACGCGCGCACGTGGCTCGACCAGGCGGCGGCGCACGCCGACGCGCTGCGCGCGAGCCGTTCCGCCGCCGCGTTCGACGCGCAAACGGCCGCGCAGCGCGCGGCGTTGCTCGACGCTTCGGGCGCACTCGCGCAGGCGCTGCAAAGTGCGGCCACGGCGCTCGCGAACGGCGACACCGCGGCGTACGCGAGCGCGACGAACGGCGCGATGGCGAGCGCCGATAACCGGTTCGCGGGCGCCGTCGCCACCTTCCGCGCCAGCGCCGATGCCGCCACGCGCGCCGTGCTCGACCAGGGGCGCCGCGAGCACGACTGGGTCATGGCGATGGTCGCGGTGGGCCTCGCGGGCGCGCTCGCGCTCGTCGTCGCCACGCATCTCGCGCTGCGCCGCCTCGTGACGGCGCCGCTCGCCGAAGCCGTGGACGTGCTGAACCAGATCGCCGCGAACGATCTTTCCGTGAGCATCGAAGGCGGCGGCCGCAACGAAGTCGGGCAATTGCTGGGCGCGATGCGGCGCATGCAGCGCGGTCTCTCGCACACGGTGCGCAGCGTGCGCGCGAGTTGCGATGCGATCAACACGGGCGCGCGCGAGATCGCGGCGGGCAATCTCGATCTGTCGAGCCGCACCGAGCAGCAGTCGGCTTCGCTGGAACAGACGGCGTCGAGCATGGAGCAGCTCACCTCGAGCGTGCGCCAGAACGCGCAGCACGCCAACGACGCGAGCGCGCTCGCGAGCAATGCCGCCGACGTCGCGCAGCGCGGCGGGCGCGTGGTCGAGCAGATGATCGAGACGATGGAAGTGATCAGCCGCAGTTCGGGCAAGATCGCGGACATCACGGGCATCATCGACGGCATTGCGTTTCAGACCAATATCCTCGCGCTCAACGCCTCGGTCGAGGCCGCGCGCGCGGGCGAGCAGGGGCGCGGTTTCGCCGTGGTCGCGGGCGAAGTGCGCAACCTGGCGCAACGCAGCGCGGCGGCGGCGCGCGAGATCAAATCGCTTATCGAAAATTCCGTGCACGACGTGCGCAACGGCCGCGCGCTGGTGAGCGACGCGGGCGCGACCATGGCGGAGATCGTCGCTTCCGTGGACAAAGTCTCGGGGCTCATGAAGGAGATCGCCTCGGCCACGGTGCAGCAGAGCGCAGGCATCGAGCAGGTGGAGACGGCGGTGAGCCAGATGGATCAGGTGACGCAGCAGAATGCGGCGCTGGTCGAGGAGGCGGCCGCGGCGGCGGAGTCGCTCGAACAGCAGGCCGCGCAGATGGCAGAAGCCGTGGCGACGTTCCGCGTGAGCGCGGGTGACGGCGACGGCGAGGCAGGGGGGCTTGCCGCGCCGGCCGTTGCGCAGACCGCCGGCGCGTTGGCTTGA